From Falco cherrug isolate bFalChe1 chromosome 4, bFalChe1.pri, whole genome shotgun sequence, one genomic window encodes:
- the FAHD1 gene encoding acylpyruvase FAHD1, mitochondrial — MASSSSKPLSRFWEWGRNIVCVGRNYAEHAEEMGSALPRQPLFFLKPSSAYVREGSPILRPYYCANLHHEVELGVVLGKRARAVSQQAAMEHVAGYALCLDMTARDTQQECKAKGLPWTLAKGFRTSCPISDFVPKEKIPDPHKLKIWLKVNGELRQEGNTSSMIFSIPYLISYISEIFTLEEGDLLLTGSPKGVGSVQANDEIEAGITDVLSMRFKVAQQTRGS, encoded by the coding sequence AtggcctcctcctcctccaaaccCCTGTCCCGCTTCTGGGAGTGGGGCAGGAACATCGTCTGCGTGGGGCGCAACTACGCCGAGCACGCCGAGGAGATGGGGAGCGCGCTGCCCCGCCAgcccctcttcttcctcaagCCTTCCTCGGCCTACGTGCGCGAGGGCTCGCCCATCCTGCGGCCCTACTACTGCGCCAACCTGCACCACGAAGTGGAGCTGggggtggtgctggggaagCGGGCCCGGGCCGTGTCCCAGCAGGCCGCCATGGAGCACGTGGCCGGCTATGCCCTCTGCCTGGACATGACGGCCAGGGACACCCAGCAGGAGTGCAAAGCCAAGGGGCTGCCCTGGACCTTGGCCAAGGGTTTCCGCACATCGTGCCCCATCAGTGACTTCGTGCCCAAGGAGAAGATCCCGGACCCTCACAAGCTGAAGATCTGGCTCAAAGTGAACGGTGAGCTGAGGCAGGAAGGGAACACCTCCTCCATGATCTTCTCCATCCCTTACCTGATCAGCTACATCAGTGAAATATTCACCCTGGAGGAAGGGGACTTGCTCCTGACAGGATCTCCCAAAGGAGTTGGGTCTGTGCAGGCCAACGACGAGATAGAGGCCGGGATAACAGATGTCCTCTCCATGCGCTTTAAGGTAGCACAGCAGACACGTGGATCCTAA